One Lucilia cuprina isolate Lc7/37 chromosome 4, ASM2204524v1, whole genome shotgun sequence DNA segment encodes these proteins:
- the LOC111675795 gene encoding uncharacterized protein LOC111675795, with amino-acid sequence MRAFVLVCFVALASAQYNYGPQSHVNNNGPLDGSNSDALSVANQPVVEEYNKAFYSYSAPEQEFDDLNAGEHIANALKKNLRVIFIKGPENTALENAALQLAKGAADDRTAIYVLSKQSDIGALANQLQQLKANNAVKPEVHFVKYRTQADAENAQRTIQSQYDSLPGATSSNGPSSASVLDFASKSASPSAINNAAASAPAAAPTAAPARSYIPSRHAYLPPSKRF; translated from the exons atgcgtGCTTTTGTG TTGGTTTGTTTTGTAGCGCTTGCATCAGCTCAATATAATTATGGACCTCAAAGTCATGTCAACAACAATGGTCCATTAGATGGTAGCAATTCGGATGCTTTGTCAGTAGCAAATCAACCAGTGGTGGAGGAATACAACAAAGCTTTTTACTCGTACAGCGCTCCCGAACAGGAATTTGATGATTTAAATGCTGGCGAACATATAGCAAATGCTCTCAAGAAAAATTTacgtgtaatttttattaaaggacCTGAAAATACTGCCCTCGAGAATGCCGCTCTCCAGTTGGCTAAAGGTGCTGCCGATGATCGTACTGCCATTTATGTTCTTAGCAAACAGTCTGATATCGGTGCCCTGGCTAATCAATTGCAGCAGCTTAAGGCCAACAATGCTGTCAAACCTGAAGTCCACTTTGTTAAGTATCGTACACAAGCTGATGCGGAGAATGCTCAGCGTACCATTCAATCTCAATATGATAGCTTACCTGGTGCCACCAGTAGTAATGGTCCTAGTTCTGCTTCAGTTTTGGACTTTGCCTCAAAATCTGCTTCGCCGTCAGCAATTAATAATGCTGCTGCTAGTGCTCCAGCTGCTGCACCAACTGCTGCCCCCGCAAGAAGTTACATTCCCTCAAGACACGCATACTTACCACCAAGCAAAAGATTCTAA
- the LOC111675815 gene encoding putative mediator of RNA polymerase II transcription subunit 26 — MRVFLLTLFAGLTFAAPQGYNNQIELGSSENSIQAIPNEFQILQQQLEPQIIYQEQLPQLEQLTQSFNVPQQSGYQFDDQLLQKAQQQILQYENQLKQSQQQPLHVLSLVEQAPPIETKPVVESPKVEHKAEIVNEPQTQFIIQPKIKNKAPEKYHQPIEEKKVSFQKEFYYLSAPPEEYEPPKDLDKQLAALKKNLRVVFIKAPESNGLENAALQLAQQSANAQTAIYVLTKQHDAAELAQKLQSVQTSTPQRPEVAFIKYRTQEEAEHAQRVIQAQYEALDGPNHINRPDTGVTHNFVGATGTSNGVVPRKSLAVDDKTESIKPVSKYLPAAVKH, encoded by the exons ATGCGTGTGTTCCTG TTAACGCTTTTTGCTGGTCTTACCTTTGCTGCTCCTCAGGGTTATAATAATCAAATTGAATTAGGTTCCTCCGAGAATTCTATACAAGCCATACCCAATGAGTTTCAAATACTTCAGCAGCAGCTGGAGCCCCAAATCATTTATCAAGAACAACTTCCTCAGTTGGAGCAATTGACACAGTCGTTTAATGTTCCTCAACAGAGTGGTTACCAGTTTGACGATCAATTATTACAAAAGGCCCAACAACAAATATTGCAATATGAAAATCAACTCAAACAAAGCCAACAGCAACCACTACACGTTCTTTCACTTGTTGAGCAAGCACCTCCAATTGAAACCAAACCAGTTGTTGAGTCACCTAAAGTAGAACACAAAGCAGAAATCGTTAATGAGCCACAAACACAATTTATAATACAGCCCAAGATAAAAAACAAAGCACCAGAAAAATATCATCAGCCCATAGAGGAGAAAAAAGTTTCATTCCAAAAAGAGTTCTACTATCTTTCAGCTCCTCCAGAGGAATATGAACCTCCTAAGGACCTGGACAAACAACTTGCAgctttgaagaaaaatttacgTGTTGTGTTCATTAAAGCTCCTGAAAGTAATGGTTTGGAAAATGCCGCCTTACAATTAGCTCAACAATCTGCCAATGCGCAAACTGCTATTTATGTACTTACTAAACAACATGATGCCGCTGAATTGGCTCAAAAATTACAAAGTGTACAAACATCCACACCTCAACGTCCTGAAGTGGCCTTCATCAAATATCGCACTCAAGAAGAAGCCGAACATGCTCAACGGGTTATTCAGGCACAATATGAAGCATTGGATGGACCAAATCACATTAATAGACCTGATACTGGTGTTACGCACAACTTTGTTGGCGCAACTGGCACAAGCAATGGTGTGGTTCCTCGTAAATCATTGGCCGTTGATGACAAGACAGAAAGTATAAAACCAGTTTCCAAATATTTACCTGCAGCAGTCAAACATTAA
- the LOC111675776 gene encoding uncharacterized protein LOC111675776, whose protein sequence is MRAFIVLCCLATAYAASLGYDYERQSGGVGSGGFGGAPSGGFGGDQGFQSGPVGGGDYSAPAPAEFEKEFFTYSAPEGAFDDNSGNQQLGNVKRGLRVIFIKGPENSGLENAALQLAKSAGEQRTAIYVLNKQADIGDLANKLNNLNKNNANKPEVHFVKYRTPADAENAQRAIQGQYEGLGGKSSSHNGGVAPVLDFASKAPVSSHGGYQSSEPANAYLPANKRV, encoded by the exons ATGCGTGCCTTTATT GTTCTCTGCTGCTTGGCTACTGCTTACGCTGCCAGTTTGGGCTATGATTACGAAAGACAATCCGGTGGTGTAGGCTCTGGTGGTTTCGGAGGCGCCCCCTCTGGTGGATTTGGTGGTGATCAAGGATTTCAATCTGGCCCTGTTGGCGGCGGTGATTATAGTGCTCCTGCTCCTGCTGAATTTGAAAAGGAATTCTTTACCTACTCTGCCCCCGAAGGTGCTTTCGATGACAACAGCGGCAACCAACAACTCGGCAATGTAAAACGTGGCTTACGCGTCATCTTCATCAAGGGCCCTGAAAACTCCGGTCTTGAAAATGCTGCCCTTCAATTGGCCAAATCTGCCGGTGAACAACGTACTGCCATCTATGTTCTCAACAAACAAGCCGATATTGGAGACTTGGCTAACAAATTGAACAACTTAAACAAGAACAATGCCAACAAACCCGAAGTACACTTTGTCAAATACCGCACTCCCGCTGATGCCGAAAATGCCCAACGTGCCATCCAAGGTCAATATGAAGGTTTGGGCGGTAAATCTAGCAGCCACAATGGTGGTGTTGCACCTGTTTTGGACTTTGCTTCCAAAGCTCCCGTAAGCAGCCATGGTGGTTATCAATCCTCTGAACCCGCTAACGCTTACTTGCCAGCCAACAAGCGCgtttaa
- the LOC111675768 gene encoding uncharacterized protein LOC111675768, whose amino-acid sequence MRTFVVLCLVAVAAAQYDYSPQSGNVGGVGAGDYTGGVGNAGNGVGAGHDDYSGPVGSNEFDKEFFTFSAPEGEFDDGNAADKIAGALKKNLRVVFIKGPENTGLENAALQLAKSAADERTAIYVLNKQADIGDLANKLNALNKNNNNKPEVHFVKYRTPADAENAQRTIQSQYDSLPGTSSSSNGGAAPVLDFASKAPAGQSSSGNAAGPSNAYIPPQSAYLPPGRRF is encoded by the exons ATGCGTACTTTTGTG GTTTTATGTTTAGTTGCGGTAGCTGCTGCCCAGTACGATTATTCACCCCAAAGCGGTAATGTTGGTGGTGTAGGTGCTGGTGATTATACCGGAGGTGTAGGTAACGCTGGCAATGGCGTTGGTGCTGGTCATGATGACTACTCCGGCCCAGTTGGTAGCAACGAATTCGATAAAGAATTCTTTACTTTCTCTGCTCCCGAAGGTGAATTCGATGATGGCAATGCTGCTGATAAAATCGCTGGTGCTTTGAAGAAGAACTTACGTGTTGTCTTCATCAAGGGACCCGAAAACACTGGTCTTGAAAATGCCGCCCTCCAGTTGGCCAAATCTGCTGCTGATGAACGTACTGCCATCTATGTCCTCAACAAACAAGCTGATATCGGTGATTTGGCCAACAAGTTGAATGCCttgaacaagaacaacaacaacaaacccgAAGTTCACTTTGTCAAATACCGCACCCCTGCTGATGCTGAAAATGCCCAACGCACCATCCAATCTCAATATGATTCATTACCTGGAACTAGCTCCAGCTCTAATGGTGGTGCTGCTCCCGTTTTGGATTTCGCCTCAAAGGCTCCAGCTGGTCAATCTAGCAGTGGCAATGCTGCTGGTCCTAGCAACGCTTACATACCTCCACAATCGGCGTATTTGCCCCCTGGCAGACGTTTCTAA